In Wenyingzhuangia fucanilytica, the following are encoded in one genomic region:
- a CDS encoding 3-deoxy-D-manno-octulosonic acid transferase, with product MRFLYNILVHLAVAVLNLIAHFSAKINLFVVGRQKVFQDLKNKINPSKKTVWIHAASLGEFEQGRPVIEEIKKEFPNHQIVVSFFSPSGYEVRKNYELADAVCYLPLDTIANAKQFVQTINPSMAIFIKYEIWPNYLIELKKNNIPTLLISGIFRENQIFFKFYGAWMRKSLKGFSSFFVQDKMSKKLLKTIGIDEVKIAGDTRFDRVQKLVEANEKLSFVGNFKKDAYVLVAGSTWLEDEEQLVAYINTVATDDEKFIIAPHNIKQEGIDRLKKSLDKKTILFTEKEGEDLGDYQVMIIDTIGILSKIYAYAEVAYIGGGYTKSGVHNTLEAATYGLPIVIGPNFKKFKEVKDLVSLKGCLSVNNGNDLSEFLKMMYQNPEVRLEKSRITKEYVTQNLGATQKIMQTVKVILSDEKK from the coding sequence ATGCGATTTTTATATAATATACTTGTTCATTTAGCGGTTGCTGTTCTTAATTTAATAGCTCATTTTAGTGCTAAAATCAACTTATTTGTCGTAGGTAGACAAAAGGTATTTCAGGATTTAAAAAATAAAATCAATCCATCAAAAAAAACAGTGTGGATTCATGCTGCTTCCTTGGGGGAGTTTGAGCAGGGTAGACCAGTGATAGAGGAGATAAAAAAAGAATTTCCTAATCATCAAATTGTAGTGAGTTTTTTTTCTCCTTCTGGGTATGAGGTTAGAAAAAATTATGAATTGGCAGATGCAGTTTGTTATTTGCCATTAGATACGATTGCTAATGCCAAACAATTTGTGCAAACCATAAATCCATCAATGGCTATTTTTATTAAATATGAAATTTGGCCAAATTATTTAATTGAATTAAAAAAGAATAATATTCCAACATTATTGATTTCTGGAATTTTTAGAGAGAACCAAATATTTTTTAAGTTTTATGGAGCTTGGATGCGTAAATCTTTAAAGGGATTTAGTTCTTTTTTTGTTCAAGATAAAATGTCTAAAAAACTATTAAAGACGATTGGAATTGATGAGGTAAAAATTGCTGGTGATACACGTTTTGATAGGGTTCAAAAATTAGTAGAAGCAAACGAAAAATTATCTTTTGTTGGTAATTTTAAAAAGGATGCTTATGTGTTGGTTGCTGGGAGTACTTGGCTAGAAGATGAGGAACAATTAGTTGCTTATATTAACACTGTTGCTACGGATGATGAAAAATTTATTATTGCTCCGCATAACATTAAACAAGAAGGGATTGATAGATTAAAGAAGAGCTTAGATAAAAAAACAATTCTATTTACAGAAAAGGAAGGAGAAGACTTGGGTGATTATCAAGTAATGATTATTGATACTATTGGGATTTTGTCTAAAATTTATGCCTATGCCGAGGTTGCTTATATTGGAGGGGGTTATACCAAAAGTGGGGTACACAATACTTTAGAGGCAGCTACTTATGGATTGCCAATTGTGATAGGGCCTAATTTTAAAAAGTTTAAAGAAGTTAAAGATTTGGTTTCTTTAAAAGGTTGCCTAAGCGTAAATAATGGAAATGATTTATCTGAGTTTTTAAAAATGATGTATCAAAACCCTGAAGTTAGATTAGAAAAATCTAGAATCACTAAAGAATATGTCACGCAAAATTTAGGAGCTACACAAAAAATAATGCAAACTGTTAAAGTTATTCTATCAGATGAAAAAAAATAA
- a CDS encoding NADP-dependent malic enzyme: MSYTKKEQEALDYHEKPQPGKIKVVPTKKYATQRDLALAYSPGVATPCLAIEKNPEDAYKYTSKGNLVAVISNGTAVLGLGNIGALAGKPVMEGKGLLFKIFADIDVFDIEVDTEDVDKFIETVKAIAPTFGGINLEDIKAPEAFEIERRLKEELDIPVMHDDQHGTAIISAAALKNAVEITEKDIAKVRIVVNGAGAAAISCTKLYKALGVSPENILMCDSKGVISTKRDDLNEQKQEFAVETEFTTLEDAVNGADVFIGLSVAGALTPEMLKSMAPNPIVLAMANPTPEIDYDLALATRDDVIMGTGRSDFPNQVNNVLGFPFIFRGALDVRATSINEEMKMAAVHALADLAKKNVPEQVNIVYGEKNLQYGREYIIPKPFDPRLIYELPPAIAKAAMDSGVAKKPIKDWDAYVHELMERSGSGSKFERMLVSRSQKDPKRVVFPEAEHLNVLKAAQIVSDEGIARPILLGNVELITALKQEIGFDTEVEIIDPKSEENKDKVNAYAEKYWEKRRRKGIRLLDAQKHMITRNYFAAMMVNVGEADAMVSGYSRNYPSTVKPIFETIGKRPAASRIAAANIMITAKGPLIFTDTTVNIDPSSEVLANIAELASGMAKIFAIEPHIAMLSYTNFGGVESPGVAKVQKAVEILKETRPDLNVDGPIQADFALNHEMLEKQFSFSDLVGKETNTFVFPSLDAANISYKMIKELTDATSIGPVLMGLNKPAHVVQLGASVEEIVNITAVAVIDAQNQ, translated from the coding sequence ATGAGTTATACTAAAAAAGAACAAGAAGCTTTAGATTACCATGAGAAACCCCAACCAGGTAAAATTAAAGTAGTACCTACAAAAAAATACGCAACACAAAGAGATTTGGCATTGGCTTACTCTCCAGGAGTAGCAACTCCGTGTTTAGCAATTGAAAAAAATCCAGAGGATGCATACAAATATACTTCTAAAGGAAATTTAGTTGCCGTAATTTCAAACGGTACTGCGGTTTTAGGATTAGGGAATATTGGTGCATTAGCAGGAAAGCCTGTAATGGAAGGAAAAGGATTATTGTTTAAAATCTTTGCAGATATTGATGTTTTTGATATTGAGGTAGATACCGAAGATGTTGATAAATTTATTGAAACAGTAAAAGCAATTGCTCCAACTTTTGGAGGAATTAACTTAGAAGATATTAAAGCACCAGAAGCTTTTGAAATAGAAAGAAGGTTAAAAGAAGAGTTGGATATTCCTGTAATGCATGATGACCAACATGGTACTGCTATTATTTCTGCGGCTGCATTAAAAAATGCTGTTGAAATAACAGAAAAAGATATTGCTAAAGTAAGAATAGTAGTAAATGGTGCAGGAGCTGCAGCTATTTCTTGTACTAAATTATACAAAGCTTTAGGAGTTTCTCCAGAGAATATCTTAATGTGTGATAGTAAAGGAGTAATTAGTACCAAGCGTGATGATTTAAATGAGCAAAAGCAAGAGTTTGCTGTAGAAACTGAGTTTACAACTTTAGAAGATGCAGTAAATGGGGCAGATGTATTTATCGGTTTATCTGTGGCAGGAGCTTTAACTCCAGAAATGTTAAAAAGCATGGCACCAAACCCTATTGTGTTAGCCATGGCAAATCCTACTCCAGAAATTGATTACGATTTAGCACTAGCAACTCGTGATGATGTAATTATGGGTACAGGTCGATCTGATTTCCCTAACCAGGTGAATAATGTACTAGGTTTTCCATTTATTTTTAGAGGAGCTTTAGATGTTAGAGCTACTTCTATTAATGAGGAAATGAAAATGGCAGCAGTACATGCTTTGGCAGATTTGGCTAAGAAAAATGTACCTGAGCAAGTAAATATTGTTTACGGAGAAAAGAATTTACAATACGGAAGAGAATATATTATTCCTAAACCATTTGATCCAAGGTTAATTTATGAATTGCCACCGGCAATTGCTAAAGCAGCTATGGATAGTGGTGTGGCTAAAAAACCGATTAAAGATTGGGATGCTTATGTACATGAGTTAATGGAGCGTTCAGGGTCTGGAAGTAAGTTTGAGCGTATGTTGGTTAGTCGTTCTCAAAAAGATCCTAAACGTGTAGTGTTCCCAGAGGCAGAACATTTAAATGTGTTAAAAGCAGCTCAAATTGTATCTGATGAAGGAATTGCAAGACCTATTTTATTAGGAAATGTAGAGTTGATTACTGCTTTAAAACAAGAGATAGGTTTTGATACTGAGGTTGAAATAATCGATCCTAAGAGCGAAGAAAATAAAGATAAGGTAAATGCTTATGCAGAAAAGTATTGGGAAAAACGAAGACGTAAAGGTATTCGTTTATTAGATGCTCAAAAGCATATGATTACTCGTAATTATTTTGCAGCCATGATGGTAAATGTAGGAGAAGCAGACGCAATGGTATCTGGATATTCTAGAAATTATCCATCTACAGTAAAGCCAATTTTTGAAACGATTGGAAAAAGACCAGCAGCTTCAAGAATTGCAGCGGCAAACATTATGATTACTGCCAAAGGGCCATTAATTTTTACAGATACAACTGTAAATATAGATCCAAGTTCGGAAGTTTTGGCAAATATTGCAGAGTTGGCTAGTGGTATGGCAAAAATATTTGCTATCGAGCCTCATATTGCAATGCTTTCTTATACTAACTTTGGTGGAGTAGAAAGTCCAGGGGTTGCTAAAGTTCAAAAAGCTGTAGAAATTTTAAAAGAAACAAGACCTGATTTAAATGTTGATGGACCTATTCAAGCAGACTTTGCATTGAACCATGAAATGTTAGAAAAACAGTTCTCTTTTTCTGATTTAGTAGGGAAAGAAACTAATACCTTTGTTTTTCCTAGTTTAGATGCAGCAAACATTTCTTATAAAATGATTAAGGAATTGACAGATGCAACATCCATTGGGCCAGTGTTGATGGGGCTTAACAAACCCGCACATGTAGTTCAGTTAGGAGCAAGCGTAGAAGAAATTGTAAATATTACTGCTGTTGCGGTAATTGATGCACAAAATCAATAA
- the ruvA gene encoding Holliday junction branch migration protein RuvA, whose protein sequence is MITHLKGKLVEKNPTYAIVECNGVGYFLNISLNTFSQIPDSELVMLYTQLIVREDAHTLYGFISILEREIFKLLISVSGIGPSIARTMLSSLTTEEIQKALATENVALIQSVKGIGAKTAQKVIIELKDKIVKTYDMENIVVSANNSIKEEALSALEVLGFVKRQAEKAVTAILKETPDLDVEKLIKLALKKL, encoded by the coding sequence ATGATTACCCATTTAAAAGGTAAACTTGTAGAAAAAAATCCAACCTACGCCATTGTGGAATGCAATGGCGTAGGTTATTTTTTAAATATATCTTTAAACACATTTTCTCAAATTCCAGACAGTGAATTGGTAATGCTATATACCCAATTAATTGTAAGAGAAGATGCACATACTTTGTATGGATTTATTTCTATATTAGAGCGAGAAATTTTTAAGTTGCTAATATCCGTTTCTGGAATTGGGCCTAGCATTGCTAGAACCATGTTGTCATCATTAACAACCGAAGAAATACAAAAAGCATTGGCTACAGAAAATGTAGCATTAATACAGTCAGTTAAAGGAATTGGGGCCAAAACTGCACAAAAAGTGATTATTGAATTAAAAGATAAAATAGTCAAAACATATGATATGGAAAATATTGTTGTTTCTGCAAACAATAGTATTAAAGAAGAAGCGTTATCTGCTTTAGAAGTATTAGGTTTTGTTAAAAGACAAGCTGAAAAAGCAGTCACGGCTATTTTAAAAGAAACGCCAGATTTAGATGTTGAGAAATTGATAAAACTAGCTTTGAAAAAACTATAA
- a CDS encoding DUF3108 domain-containing protein — MKNFIYLLIFLVNVLTKANAQTNNTYKHGEWIQFRVHYGIINAGYATMEMEEKTINNQKLEHVIGKGWSTGMLSWVFPVEDRYESFINPKTGFPVRAIRKVKEGKHTKNVELFFEKDSVLTVDHKRNEKEKAAAKNVQDMIAAFYYLRNNVSDSLKIAESVEIDMFFDGKKFPFKLVKLGEETIKTKFGKIKCIKFRPLVQSGRVFKAKESLTLWITADKNKIPVRIQADLAVGALKADIDEYKGLSHPLNIIID, encoded by the coding sequence ATGAAAAATTTTATATACCTACTTATATTTTTAGTTAACGTATTAACCAAGGCCAATGCCCAAACAAACAACACCTATAAACACGGTGAATGGATTCAGTTTAGGGTACATTACGGAATTATTAATGCTGGTTATGCAACTATGGAGATGGAAGAAAAAACCATCAACAATCAAAAACTAGAGCACGTTATTGGAAAAGGATGGAGTACAGGAATGCTAAGCTGGGTGTTTCCTGTTGAAGACAGATATGAATCTTTTATAAATCCAAAAACAGGTTTCCCTGTAAGAGCTATTAGAAAAGTTAAAGAAGGAAAACACACCAAAAATGTAGAGTTGTTTTTTGAAAAAGATAGCGTATTAACTGTTGACCACAAAAGAAACGAAAAAGAAAAAGCAGCTGCAAAAAATGTTCAAGATATGATTGCTGCATTTTATTATTTAAGAAATAATGTTTCTGATTCGCTAAAAATTGCAGAATCTGTTGAAATTGATATGTTTTTTGATGGAAAAAAATTCCCTTTTAAACTTGTAAAATTAGGAGAGGAAACCATTAAAACTAAATTTGGAAAAATAAAATGTATTAAGTTTAGACCCTTAGTACAATCGGGTAGAGTTTTTAAAGCAAAAGAAAGCTTAACACTTTGGATTACTGCTGATAAGAACAAAATACCTGTTAGAATTCAGGCCGACTTAGCTGTAGGTGCTTTAAAAGCGGATATTGACGAATACAAAGGTCTTTCTCATCCCCTTAATATTATTATAGATTGA
- a CDS encoding peptidoglycan DD-metalloendopeptidase family protein, translated as MKKITTLVISLLTLISCSDNNSKSKEKKETTPIKEVIKVSKKLFGYDLDTFKVVENKIKKGETFGTILDQHHVWTPKIYEIANTVKPEFDVRRLRAGKNYTILAAKDSTEQAQIFIYQHDLINYSIVDFRDSIYIKNVKKKVTVKIEEAAGIITSSLSQSLDEKHVSPVVANDLSDIYAWTIDFFRLQKNDRFKVLYEQKYINDTIPAGIGKIKAAYFEHVGKPFYAFNYVPDSITGIQEYFDEKTNNLRRAFLKAPLKFSRISSRYNLKRYIAFYGRVKPHLGTDFAAPVGTPILSTANGQVIESKYRGGNGNYVKIRHNATYTTQYLHMKKRNVKVGQYVKQGDVIGTVGMTGNTSGPHVCYRFWKNGRQVDPLKEQLPAAKPMKKEIQQKYLSFIAPIKKELDAIPY; from the coding sequence TTGAAAAAAATCACCACACTTGTCATATCACTCTTAACCTTAATTTCTTGCAGCGATAACAACTCTAAATCCAAAGAAAAAAAAGAAACAACCCCTATAAAAGAGGTGATTAAAGTTTCTAAAAAACTATTTGGTTATGATTTAGACACCTTTAAAGTTGTAGAGAATAAAATTAAAAAAGGGGAAACGTTTGGAACTATTCTAGACCAACATCATGTTTGGACTCCTAAGATTTATGAAATAGCCAATACGGTAAAACCAGAATTTGATGTTCGTAGATTAAGAGCCGGAAAAAACTACACCATTCTAGCAGCTAAAGATTCTACTGAACAAGCCCAAATTTTTATCTATCAACACGACTTAATTAATTATTCTATTGTTGATTTTAGAGATTCTATTTACATCAAAAATGTTAAAAAGAAAGTAACGGTTAAAATTGAAGAAGCAGCCGGAATTATTACCAGTTCTTTATCACAATCTTTAGACGAAAAACACGTTAGTCCTGTTGTTGCTAACGACCTTTCGGATATTTACGCATGGACTATTGACTTTTTTAGACTACAAAAAAACGATAGATTTAAAGTTTTATACGAACAAAAATACATTAACGACACCATTCCTGCTGGAATTGGAAAAATTAAAGCGGCTTATTTTGAACATGTTGGTAAACCTTTTTACGCCTTTAATTACGTTCCTGATTCTATTACTGGAATTCAAGAATATTTTGATGAAAAAACCAATAATTTAAGACGTGCATTTTTAAAAGCCCCTCTAAAATTTAGTAGAATTTCATCTAGATACAATCTAAAAAGATATATTGCTTTTTACGGTAGGGTAAAACCTCACTTAGGTACTGACTTTGCCGCACCTGTAGGAACTCCAATCTTAAGTACTGCGAATGGTCAAGTAATAGAATCTAAATACAGAGGAGGAAACGGAAATTATGTTAAAATTAGACACAACGCTACCTATACTACTCAGTACCTACATATGAAAAAACGTAATGTAAAAGTTGGGCAATATGTAAAACAAGGTGATGTTATTGGAACAGTAGGTATGACAGGAAATACTTCTGGACCTCATGTATGTTATCGTTTTTGGAAAAATGGAAGACAGGTTGATCCTTTAAAAGAGCAACTTCCGGCAGCCAAACCTATGAAAAAAGAAATTCAACAAAAATACCTAAGCTTCATCGCTCCTATTAAAAAAGAGTTAGATGCAATTCCCTACTAA